ACCCGGAGCTCGAATTTGGAACCGAGCTTGTGCCTGCCGTCGCCGGAGGTCATGAGCCACCTCCCGGCAAGGGGATGCTTGCGGGGTTTTCGGTGGAAAGAAACCGCGCCACGAGTTGCTCCAACTTGGCAGCGCTGATCGTCGGCTGGCCCAAGGCCGTGTGCTCGAAGTGCTTGTTCAAAAGCCACAGGTCGCGCTTGTTGACCTGTTCCCGTTTGCACCACTCATTGATGGAAAGGCCGGACTCGATGATCTTTGATTTTACCGTGCGTATCAGGCGGCGGATGGTGACTTCATCCGCCAACGCGCCGAAGTCCTGAACCGGTTCAGGGCGGGCCGGTTCAGGTGGTTCAGACTGGGGGCCGGAGGTCTGAACCGGTTCAGGGGAAACCCGCGCCGGGCTTGGCTGAACCGGTGGTTCAGAGGGAGCGGCCAACCCATTGTGAACCGGTTCAGGCATGGCTTTCCGAACCGGTTCAGGCGATTGAACCGCCCCCTCCAATATCATCGCCCGAGCCAGCCTGCGGACGGCCAGGACGTTTCCCCATTGGAAGAAGAGCAGAGCCAACGCCTGCATCCCGTAGAAGAGCCAACGCTGCCAGGACAGCAATGGGAGCGCGGACAGGCTTGTCCGCGCTCCAGCAAGAGGCAGGCCGAATCCTGAACCGGCGCTACGGGTTGCGGACAAGCCTGTCCGCAACCCGATTGCAGGGGGGGTTGCGCTGAGTTCGCGGAGTTCGGCCCGCTTTGTTTCAATTTTAGCTTGGGTGGACTCGATGATCTCCAGCCACCCGGCCCGCGTCTTGCTGTTTTCCTCGTACCGTTTTTTCGAGGCTGACAGCCCGGCGATTTCCTTTTGCAGTTCGGCCTCGCTCTTGACGGCGGATTCGGCACTCGCCTCGGCCAACCGGCCCGCCTCGTGGATGGGACGGGCCAGTTCATACTGCGGGGCCAGCAGCAGCATCGCCGTGAGAAGCAAGGCCGGAACGATCCACCACCTTCCCCGAACCCAAAAGGTGAGGGCGAGCAACTCAAGCCCGAGGGAGAGGGGGATGCCGGTCCACCCGGCAGCGGCGATCCAGAAGGCGATGCCGTGGAACTGCACCAGGCCCAGGCCGATAAGGAGGATCAAGGCCCAGAAGGGATGCTCCCACGCGGCGGATGCCGCTCTGCTGAAAAATCCGCTGTGCTTTTTCGATGTTTTCACTTCCGAATCCCCCTGCATGATGAAGTGTTTTATTGAGTTGCCGTCCGTGATACGGGGTGCGGACAAGCCTGTCCGCGCCCCCATGATCGAAAGGGATCAGGCGGCGTGGGTCTGCTTATCCAGTGCGGCAAATTCCTTGCGCCAGCGTTCGGCCAGCAGTTGGGCCGCGAGGATGCGCCTCGTATCGGACGCGGCGGCGAGATAAAGCACCGCCCATTTGCGGTCGCCCAAGATGCGGGAGAGCCGGGCTTTTCCCAGATACCGCCCGTGGCGGTGGATGTGCTTGAGGATATTCATGGGTTCCCCTGCTGTTCGGGTTTAGGCGGCGTTGTTGGGATAGTCCCGCCAGAGGGCGGAGAAGCCGGAGCCGAGTTGTTGCTCCAGGAAGGCGATGACCGGCACAGAGTTGATGCGTCCGGCGATGGCCCGCCCGATGGAATCGGCCTTGAGACCAGTGGCCTGCTCGATGTCGGTAATGGAGATGCCCTTCTGGGACATCAGCACTTCGACTTGCTTCTTGCGCTCGCGAAGAAGTCGGTCGATGTGTGTCGTCTTTTGGTTTTTTACCTGTGACATGGCGGCTCATGTGTTATGCAATAGGATTTTCCCGTTCCGAGATTGGGAGCGGATAGCGTTACGGAAACCATAAGTGATCTAAAATCACAAAGTCAAGTAAAAATGTGACTACAAATCACAATCCATTTGAAGAGACCTTCGGAGACCGGCTAGCTGCGTTGATAAAATCCCTTGGGAAAGGCCGGGATGAATTCGGGACAAGCCTTGGTGTGCGTAGGGAACATATCTCAAGGTTGGTTTCCGGGAAGGCGGTGCCGAGCGAAACCCTGATCATCGCCATTACCTGCCTGTACGGGGTGAACAGGGCATGGCTTGAGTCGGGTGAAGAACCGATGTTCGCCCCAACATCGAAAATGGTGAATGAGTCGGAGGTGCTACGTGCCTACCGGGAAGATATTGAGATTCTGCATCGCCGGATCGAGGAACTGGTCAATGAAAATCAGCGGATAGGCAAGAAATTGGGCAAGAAAAAACTGGAGGAAATCGGGAGGGAAGTGCGGGAGAAGAAACCAGCGGCCTATAATCATGTCGCTGAAAATACGGAATGCTGAGAATGGGAGGTCTTGAAGATGAACAAGCTGGCAATCCTGATTGCAGCCTTGGTATTGGTTTCCTCATTGACAGGCAATGCATTTGGCCAGGCGGACTGCGCTCTTCTGAAAGCGGAGATCGAGAAATTCCAGGATGCGGTATCCGGGTTAAATAGCGCGATTTTTATCGCCGCCATGATCGAAGAGGAACTGTCCGTTAAGAAAATGCAGGCACTCGGCAATACAATGGGTGATCAAAAGGTTCGGTCGGTCGTAAAGAAACAAGAGGAGGCCCTCATAAAACAAAAAAAAGCCGTTCTCGACGCCGCCGGATGTGGGGCCAAGAAGAGCGGAAAGGAAAGCGATTGACATCCCATCCCCAACCGCGCTAGCGGTGGGGTATCCTCCAGCGCGAACCACGCACCGCAACAAATCCAACAAAAGCAACACTCCCAATAGACCCAACACTCCCCTTTTAGATGTATGGCGCGTCCGCCATGCTGGGTTGATCGGAGCTACAGGAGGCGGACAAGCCTGTCCGCGTCCCCATGGCGTCCGATTTCTGAATAACCCAGCACATGGAGGTGCCCTATGGACACCGTTTTCAACATCATCACCGCGCTGTTCGCCCTGGTGATCGCTCTGGTCGCCTCGGGGATCGCGATCCGAGTATTCGACAAGTACCTCTTCCCCACGGTTGATTTCGCAGACCACCTGTCCGGCGGCAATGGGGCCGTGGGCAAGGTCGTGGCGGCGATCATCGTGATGACCTTCTTCACCGCAGCTTGGGTGATGGCCGCTCCTCCCGATTACAACCGCTATGACGCGCAGTTCCGGAAATGGGGCAAATGGGAATTCGGGCGGACGGTCGATTGGCGTCACTTCAAGGCGCAGGGCCTCACCGAATCCCTCCTCAATCCCGGCCTCTGTTCTCACGTGGGAGCCTGCGGGGTGATGCAGTTCATGCCCGCCACCGCCGTCGCCATGGGAGTGACCAACCGATTTGACGCGAAGCAATCGATCCGGGGCGGAATCAAATACGACAAGCGGCTCTGGGATCAATTCACCGCGCCGAGGCCGAAACTGGATCGCCTCGCCTTTACTTTCATGGCCTACAACGCGGGACTTGGAAACGTACTGATCTGGCAGAAACAGGCCGTGGCCGCTGGTGTGAATCCGAACCTGTTCGAGACTCTCAAACCCTGGGTGTGGAAGGAACCGCGTGGATATGTGGAACGTTCGCGGCGCTGGTATGCCCGCCTGAAAAGGAACAAGCGATGGACTGGTTGATTTCTCTTTTCGGCGGGGCGGCTGACCTGCTGGGCGGGTGGCTGTTCGGCGGCCTGAAGATCGCCCTGGCAGCCATCCCAGCCATCGGCTACGCGGCGGTGGCCTATTTTCGCTCCCGCAAGTCGCAAAAGCTGTTCACCGTGAAGGACGCGGTGATCCTGCTGGTAATCGGCGCGATTCTATTCCTGGTGCTCTGGGTCGGCTGATTTATAAGGGCTGCGGACAAGCCTGTCGGCTTTATGCCCCTAGCCACAAGCCTGCGGCGAGGGGTTAACCACAGCCCCAGATACGGGGCGGAGAATGAGCGAGTTGGACCTGTATGAACGCAAAAAGACGGACAAGATCGCGGAGGACTCCGCCGCAACCCGCGTCATCGTGGAACGCATCGAGACCGGCATCCGGGAGATCAAGGCGAAGGATGCGGAGCAGGACAAGCGCATCGGAAAGCTGGAACGCAAACAATCGGCCATGACCGGCATCGGGGCATTGCTCGCGCTGTTCTTCGGGGCGGCCATCACGCTGCTGGCCGGGTGGTTCGGGAAAGGAGGCGCGGGATGACCAAGCTCATTTTCTTTATCTGGCTGGCGGTGATCTGGGGGGAAACTCCCGCCTACGTGGAGCGGGAAATTGCCACAACCAAGAGGGCCTGGGGCGCAGGATGCGCCGCGATCCACCGGGAAGCGCGGATTGAATACGAGGCGGATTATCGAATCCGGAAAGGCAAGCCTGCCGTAATTCTGACGGGCACCTGTTTCCAGCTAGAACCACAAGACACCAAGGAAGGTGAAGATGGGAACCAAGACGACAAAAATTAAATCTGAGGCGGCGGACTATCCCGTCCCGCAGAGCAGGGAGGAGGCGGTGGAAGCCATCGCCGAGATCGGGCGGCGGCAGCGGGAGCGCGAGCGCATCCAGGCAGCCATGAACGATGAACTTGCCGTGATCCGGCAAAAGTTCGAGGAAGAGGCCGCGCCCCATAACGACACGATCAAGGGCATGTCCACCGGAGTGCAAATCTGGTGCGAGGCCAATCGGGAGACCTTGACCAACGATGGCAAGGTGAAAACCGCCAATCTATCATCCGGTGAAATCCGCTGGCGGATACGGCCTCCCAAAGTGTCCGTCCGCGCCGCAGATACGGTGCTCAAGGCCCTCAAGGAACTGAAGTTGACCCGGTTCATCCGCGTCAAGGAGGAGGTGAACAAGGAAGCCATCCTCGCCGAGCTAGAGACCGTGAAGCACTTGAAGGGGATTACGATCACCCAGGGAGAGGATTTTGTGATCATTCCCTTCGAGACCGAACTTGAGGAGGTCGTTTAGGCGAAGCCACGGGATGCGGACAGGCTTGTCCGCAACCCCATACCGGGGGCAACCCTAGCGGGGCATCCGGAAAATCGCTTGAGGAGCGATCCGAACGGCATCCGAACGGCATCTCAACCCAGGGCAAGGAGGCCCGATGTTTCACGCACACGACGGCTGGTATTTCGAGCGCACCCCGGATGGAGGTGTTCGGATTCTGAAGCGCAAGAATGCGCGGCCCGATGCGCCGGTTGAAGCCGAGATCGAAATTGACGCGTATGTCTGGGCCTCCATCGTTTCACACGTCTCCGAGCAGGGCGATATCGCCGAGACCTTCAACCAAGCCCTGAAGTTACACCAAGGCGAGGACCAGTGATTGGCTTCGAGAACCTACAAGCAAAACACCTGGAGGCGGCAGAAAGCCTACGACCTGTGGGTGGTTGTGCAGGCCACCGTGGAAGAAACCTGCGAAGTCTCCGACATCACCGCGCGCACCCTGCGGCGCTGGCGCAGCTACTACGGCTGGGACGGCGAGCGGGAGAAATTCGGGGCGGGCCTGGGATCGCTGCTGGCCTCCTTCCGGGATCAGTTGGGAAGGCTCTCCCAGGATTTACGCAATGCCGCCGCCAATCAGGACGTGAAGCGGATGGAGGAATTGAACAAGGTGGCCGGGCAACTGCTGGTCAACGCCATGCGCATCCAGGAAATCGAACAGGGTGTTCACTACCGCAGGCTGTCGGTGCAGTGGCTGCGGGAGTTTTCCGATCACCTGAAACAGACCCGGCCCTTACTGCTGGAGGAATTGCTGCCGGAACTGAAAGCCTTCATGGGGAAAATCGCCAGTGCGTGATCTGACCGACAAGGAATATTGGGAGAAGCTGGCGCGGTGGGAGAAGGCCCTGCGCAAGTCCATCTCCGAAGCCACGGGCGATCTGCCGGACGGTTCCGAGACAGCGGTCAAGGAGCGGGTGGAGCGGGCGCGGATAGACCGCTTTTTCTTCTTTAAACATTACCTGCCCTATCTGTTCGAGGATCCATTCACCGAACATCATCAGCGCCTGGCCGACGATCTGGATAATGAGGACTCCCTGCTGGCCATCGCCTTCCGGGGCTGGGGAAAGTCCACCTTCATCATCTACGCGGAGACCCTGTGGGAGTTGGTTGCGGGAAAAACCGAGTTCGCCGTGCTGACGGGCAAGACCGATGAGCAGACATTGCCCCTGGTGTTGCAATTGCGCATCGAGTTCGAGGCCAACGGGCGCATCCGGCAAGACTTCGGAGATCAGGCGCTCGGCCCGATCTGGCAGATGACGCACTTTGTGTTGAACAACGGAAGGGAAGTGATGGGCCGAACGCTGGGCGGAGCAGCACGGGGGCCGCGCTCCCTGAAGAACAAGCGCCCCGACCTGTGGGTGCTGAGCGATCTCCAGGAGAAGAAGGACGCCAAGAATCCGGACATCATCGACGGCATCCTCGACTTTATCCGCTCGGTGGTGATCCCGGCCATGAATCCCAAGCGGGCCAAGGTGCGGGTGGAAGGAACCCGCGTCTCGGAGGATTGCGCCCTGTCCCAGCTTCATGAGGGGGATGAGAATAACGAGCCGTGGCCGACCTTCGAGCTTCTGGCCATCGACGGGGACGGCAACCCGACCGAACCACACCGCTACCCGCTGCATGTGCTGGCGAAGAAGAAGCGGGAGATGGGAACCGATCCCTTCGATCTTGAGTTTCAGTTGACCGCCAAATCGAAGGAGGGGACGTTCCGGCGCGAATGGATCAAATATTACCGTCCCGAACAGATCATCGATCTCCCGTTACTGTGCGGGGTCTACGAGGACCCCGCCACGAGCGCGGACAGCGATCACAAGGCGATCATCTCCATCGGTTATCACAAGGAGACCGGCAACTACTACGTGCTGCGGGCCTTCATCCGCCAGCATGCCAGCCCGGAGGAATGCGCGGCGGAGTTCTACCGGCAGTGGAACGATATCAATAAACCGCCCCTGCGCCAGGGCATTGCCGGTTTCGAGGACAACGGCGCTCAGGAACTGATCGTCTACCCAATGGAACTCTACCGGAGGGACAACAATCTTTCCTACATCCCCGCCGTGGGAGTGACCAACACCATCAACAAGGATATTCGGGTGGGCGGGTTGGCTCCTGATTTCGAGAATGGGAAGTTCCATTTCATCAAGGGGCATAGCGATCAAAAAATTTTGGTGGATCAGTTTGTCTTCTACCCCAAGAAAAAAAGGGACGGGCCGGACGCCACCCGTGGAGTGAAAGACCTGATTCAGCGCCTTCTCAAACCCGGTGGCGGCATCGTCAGCCGTGGGCGGCGCACTGCGAGGCGGATATTGCGGGGGTATGGACATGCCACGGCCTAGAGCCAGCGCGATTTCACTGAACGGTGAGATGACGGCATTCGCCCACATCCGCTCAACAGGATTGACCGGTGAACTGGGTGGCCGGGTATCCGATCCGGAATTCTTCGGGTTGCTGACCATCCTCCCCGATCCGGATGAAGTACTGCGGCGCACGGGCCTGGATCAGCGGGCCTACCGGCGCATCCTGGCCGATGAGCATGTGGAGGCGGTTGTGACTCAGCGGGCCTCTGCGGTGCTCCGGCAAAGCTGGGAGGTCAATCCGGGCGGCGACGGCGCGGCGGATCAAGCGGCGGCGGAATTCTTCCGGGAAGTGCTGGAGGCCCTGCCGATGCAGCGCGTGATGGAACAGATGCTGACCGCTCCCCTGTGGGGCCTGGCCGCGCACGAGGCAATCTGGGCAAGGGACGGCCAGCGCTGGTTTGTGGAACGGCTGCCCGACCGCCCGGCCCGGCGCATCGTCTTTGACGGGGACGGCAATCCCCGGCTGAAAACCCGGAGCAATCCGGGGAACGGAGAGGAAATACCCCCCGGGAAATTCCTGCTGACCCGCTTCCGGGCGAGTTGGCAAAATCCCTATGGAGAGCGGTTGCTGTCAAAGATTTACTGGCCTCACACCTTCAAGATGAGCGGCTATCAATTCTGGGTAACCTTCCTGGAAAAGTTCGGCATGCCCTGGTCGGTGATCTCATACCCGCCAGGGATGTCGGAGGAAGAGGTAGGCAAATTGGTCGATATCGCGGAAGCGGCTGTTCAGGATGCTGTGCTCGCCGTTCCTGCCGGGAGCGATGCGAAGCTGCTGGAAACGACCGGCGGGCGCGGGGATGCCCATGACCGGATGATCCGCGCCTGCGAGAACGGTATCTCCAAGGCCATCGTCGGCCAGACCCTGACAACCCAGATCGGCGACAAGGGCAGCTTTGCGGCATCCAAAACCCATGAATCTGTGCGGGAAGACATCGTGGAAATGGATGCGCGAATGGTCGAAGAGACCCTGAACGAGCTTGGGAGATGGCACACCGAACTCAATTTCAGCGGGGCCACGCCACCCGTCTTTTCGCTCAAGGCCGGGGCCAAACCGCAAATGGAATGGGCCAAGGTGCTCAACATTTCCCGGAAGTTCCTCGACGTGCCGAAGACCTGGGCGCACGAGCGCCTGGGGATTCCCATGGCGGAAGAAGGGGAGGACGTGCTCGAAAGCGGAGGTTCGGCTCCCATGCCCGGAAACGATCCCCAGTTCGCGGAGAGAGAAGGTTTCGCGGTGGAATCCCGAGCGATTCCTGGAATGACCGATGCCCTGGCCGCGAAGTTCGCTCCGGCCCTGGAAGCCGTGGAAGAGGCACTGGGCAGGGCGGTCTCCGAAGCGGAGTTCATCGCCGCGCTGGAAGTCATCGCCACCCAGGAAGAACCCCTGGCCGGTGAGTTCGCCGAGGCCCTGAAGAACGCGCTGCTCCGGGCCACGCTGCAAGGGAGGGCCGATGCCTGAAGAAATCACACTGGAGCCGCTGGAATTCCCCGAGGCGATCCGCGCCTTCGGAGAGCGGGTAGTGATCAGCCCGGAGGCATTCAAGGCGCTGGATGAGCAGACCCGCGCCGCCGCCTTCACCATGGGCAAGGTGTCGGAACTGCAACTGATCGCCGGAGCCAAGGAGGGGCTGGAGCGGGCCTTGAGCGAGGGCGGCACCTTCGCGGACTTCAAGAACGATTTCGGGGCGCTGGCGAACAAGCTGGGGATTACCCCGCTCTCCCCCCACTACCTGGAGACGGTGTTCCTGAATGGGGTGCAGAGCAGCTACCACGCAGGGCGCTGGGAGCAACAGCAGGAGGTGAAGGAACTGCGTCCGTTCCTCAGTTATTTCACCGTGGGAGACGACCGGGTGCGGCCCCATCACGCGGCCCTGCACGGTGTGACGCTGCCCGCAGATCATCCGCGCTGGCAATCGATCTACCCGCCCAACGGCCACCGCTGCCGGTGCCGGGTGCAATCGTTCTCCCGAACGGAGGCGGAACGGCGCGGGCTGGAAGTGCTGGACGATCTGCCGGAAGTGCGCCCGGTGAAGATGAAGGTGTTCGACCGTTTCCAGCGCAAGTTTGTCACGGTGACTGAACAGGTGGAACCCCGGCCCGATCCGGGCTGGGCCTTCAATCCGGGAGACCCGGTAGCCCGCAAGGCGGCGCTGGATGCCCTGGAACGGAAACTGCGCAGGGAGATTCTGTCATGAACTGGTTCGAGATATTCAAGACCGGCACACACACCGATTCTGCGGGAGTGACCCGCGAATGGGAAGAGAGCGATCTGAAGCAGATCGTGGATAATTTCGATCCGGAACAATCCGCCCCGGTGGTGATCGGCCATCCCAAAAACGACGATCCGGCCTGGGGCTGGGTGGACAAGCTGAAAATCGAAAGCGGCAAGCTGCTGGCTTCCTTCCGGGACCTGGTGCCCGAATTTGTCGAGGCCGTCAAACAAGGCCGCTACCGCAAGGTGTCTGTCCGTTTCTTCCCGACCGATAACGACGGCTGGGAACTGCGGCACGTGGGATTCCTCGGGGCTGCGGCCCCCGCCGTCAAGGGGCTGACGCCCATCGCCTTCGAGGAGCGCGAGGGGGACGTGGTGCTCGAATACGCCCTGGATGAATACGAGGCCCAGACGTTGCGCGACCTCTTCCGTGGCCTCCGTGAATGGATCATCGACCGGTTCAGTCTGGAGACGGCAAACGACGTGCTTCCGGACTGGCAGATCGAAACATTACACCCTCCGGCGAAGCCGGATTACAACCAACCCGAAGGAGACAAATCAATGGGCGATCCGATTACGCAAGAAAAACTCGCCGAGGCCGTGAGCAAGGCCGTCAAGGAAGCCACCGACTTGGCGAACGATGAAGGCGTCAAGAAGGAAAAGGCGATGCAGGCCGAGATCGAAAACCTCCGGCTGGAAAACCGGCGCGACAAGTTGACCTCTTTTGTCGAGGCGCAAGTGAAGGGCGGAAAGCTCCCCCCCAAGGCCAGCGAGGCGGGGATCGTGGAGTTCATGCTGGGCCTGGACGATGCCGCCGAAGTGGAGTTCGCGGAAGGGGAGGAGCACAAGAAAACCCCGCTGGCGTGGTTCCGGGAATTCATCGAGTCCATGTCCGAATCCAAGCTGTTCGGCGAGTTGGCCGGGCGGGAGGGCGATCCCGGCCCCGCCGAAGGGGAGGAGGGCGAGAAAATTGTGACGGAGTACATCGCCGCCCAGAAGGAACAGGGCAAGGATGTCAGCTACACGGATGCCGTGCGGCACGTGGCGTCCCGGCATCCCGAACTGTTCCCGGTCTGAGCCGGGCGCAGGCGGCGCGTATTCAAGGAAGCGGAATTTCCCGGGCCGGACAGGCGTGTCCGTCCCTGGATGGCGGGCAGGCTGAGAGTTAATACCTGGCCGCCCCACATTTGCGATTGAAGGAGTGAGAAATGTCCGGAGCAACCTATCTGCTGGATAAGGAGTACGAGGCCGGAGCCTCGGCTGTCACCAAATACCGCATCGTGAAGCGGGACACGGCGGATGGTCTGGTGATTATCGCCGCCGCCGTGGGGGACGCCATGTTCGGCGTGGCGCAACACGGCGCGGCCATCGGAGCCAGGGTGCGGGCGCGGTTGGCCGGAATCTCGGAAGTGGAATTGGGCGGCACCGTCACTCAGGGCGAACTTGTGACCAGCGACGCCACCGGCAGGGCCGTGGCCGCTGCACCGACTATCGGGGTGAACAACCGCATCATCGGCGTGGCGATGTCATCGGGCGTGGTCGGAGATATCGCGAGTGTGCTGGTCGCTCCGGGCCAAATCCAAGGCTCGTAACAGTAGAGTAATCGCGGGCGAATCGAAGAACGTCCCGTCATATCTGAAAACTTTGTCAGGGAGGGCATCAAGATGCCTGAAGGAAATGAGCTTCAAGTAAACCCGACGCTGACCAACGTCAGCATCCAGTACCGGCCCGATGGGTTGATCGGGGATCAGGTGCTGCCCGATTTCGGGGTCATCAAGAAACAGGGCGATTTCAAGAAGTACGTCAAGGATGACCGCTTCACCATCCCCGATGACGTGATCGGCCCGAAGTCCGAAGCCAACGAGGTGGAATGGACCGTCGATGAGGACACGTATTCCTGCAAGGATTACGGCCTGGACGATTTTGTCTCCAACGATGAGCAGGCGCAGGCCACTGGAGGTCCCTTCAATGCCCTGATCGACGCCACCGAATTTGTGACCGACTTGTTCATGCTGGCCAAGGAGAAGCGCCAGGCGGACCTGGTCTTCGCGCCGGGCACCTATCCCGCTGGCAACAAGGTGCTGCTGGCGGGCACCTCTCAATGGAGCGATTTTGCCAACTCCGATCCGCTGGGGGATATCGAGACAGCGAAGCTGGCGGTGTGGGGCAATCCGAACACGCTGGTTTTCGGGGCGGAAACGTGGAGCATGATGCGCCGTCATCCGGACATCATCAAATCCGTGATCGCGCTGGGGCCGCTGCTGGATCACCGGGGGCTGGCGACCCTGCGGGGCGTGGCCGAACTGTTCGAGATGGAACAGGCGCTGGTAGGCCGCACCCGTTACAACACCGCCGCCAAGGGGCAAGCGGCATCCTTTTCGCGATTGTGGGGCAAACACGCCGCCGTGTTGAACATCCGCCGTCCGTCCCTGCGGGGCCTGTTCTTCGGGGCAAATTATCTCTGGACGCCTCCAGGTCAGCAGGCGCGGGTGGCCGGAACGATCCCCCAGCCAAGCCGTGGTCTGCGGGGCGGGGTGAAGGTGCGCGTGGGCGAGACCTACGTCAACAAGATCGTCGCGGCGGATACCGGGTATTTCATCGAAGACGCGATTGCCTGATCCATCGCGCTCCGCAATTTTCCACTTGAAGGCGGGAACGGATTCCCGCCTCTATTTTCATGGAGGAAACATGGCACCCGGAACCAGAGAAGTCATTGTCAGTCAGCACGTCAAATTCGACGGCACGCTGTTCGCCCCCGGCGAGCCTTGCGGCCTGCCGGACGATCTCGCCGAGCGGTTGACCAAGGAAGGCCGGGCGGAACCGGCCCAATTACGGGCTGCGGACAAGCCTGTCCGCAGCCCCATTGGAGGCAAGGCCGCTTCCAGCGATACGGAGGACGGAGGGGCGTCCGCTGAAACGCTTCAGTTCACCGACGCCCAGCGCAAGATGCTCCTCAAGGCGGCGATGATCACCATGGTCAAGGATGAGGTGGGCCTGACCGGCAAGGGCCTGCCCAATGTGGCCGATCTGGAGGAAATCTCCGGGGTCAATACCGACGCCAAGGAGCGGGACGCACTGTTCGCGGAAGTGTTTCCCGAACCAGATGATGGTGGGGAGAAAAAGCCCGGCCTGATCGACCGGTTTCTTGGCAAGGGCGCGTCCGCCAAGCCGGAGAAAGGCGGGGAAGGTTCCGATAAATAATGGCCTACGCGGTGAGATCGGATTTGGAGAAGCGTGTCGGCGCGGATCGGGTGGCAAGCCTGGCCGATCACGATAACGACGGCGCGGAAACCCCCGAGGCGGTGGACAACGCCATCGCCGAAGCATCGGCCAGGATGGACGGCTGGCTCTCCGGCGTGTTGGATACGCCCCTGGATACCACCGAATATCCCGTGCTGAGGGGATACGCGGTATCCATCGCCTTGTGGCTGCTGGCGCTGGGGAAGGGGGCCGATCCGGACGGAGAGGAAGCCGGGCTGAAAGCCGATCACGATGAGGCGATGCGCTTCCTGATGAAGGTGGGCGAAGGCAAGCTGCGGCTCAACAAGGAAAGCGCGGCGGCACCGGGAGCGATCAAGATCAAGAGCCGCACCCAGAAGTACACCGAAACACTTTTGGAGACCTTTTGATGGCCGAATCAGGCGTCAGGTTGACCGGCGATTGGCCGGAATTCAGGCGGGCGGTGCGCAACCTGGCGAACTTCCCCTTCGCGAAGTTCCACGCCTTTGCCGGAGAGACCATCA
The Candidatus Glassbacteria bacterium DNA segment above includes these coding regions:
- a CDS encoding helix-turn-helix transcriptional regulator; this encodes MTKSSKNVTTNHNPFEETFGDRLAALIKSLGKGRDEFGTSLGVRREHISRLVSGKAVPSETLIIAITCLYGVNRAWLESGEEPMFAPTSKMVNESEVLRAYREDIEILHRRIEELVNENQRIGKKLGKKKLEEIGREVREKKPAAYNHVAENTEC
- a CDS encoding transglycosylase SLT domain-containing protein translates to MDTVFNIITALFALVIALVASGIAIRVFDKYLFPTVDFADHLSGGNGAVGKVVAAIIVMTFFTAAWVMAAPPDYNRYDAQFRKWGKWEFGRTVDWRHFKAQGLTESLLNPGLCSHVGACGVMQFMPATAVAMGVTNRFDAKQSIRGGIKYDKRLWDQFTAPRPKLDRLAFTFMAYNAGLGNVLIWQKQAVAAGVNPNLFETLKPWVWKEPRGYVERSRRWYARLKRNKRWTG
- a CDS encoding host-nuclease inhibitor protein Gam, with product MGTKTTKIKSEAADYPVPQSREEAVEAIAEIGRRQRERERIQAAMNDELAVIRQKFEEEAAPHNDTIKGMSTGVQIWCEANRETLTNDGKVKTANLSSGEIRWRIRPPKVSVRAADTVLKALKELKLTRFIRVKEEVNKEAILAELETVKHLKGITITQGEDFVIIPFETELEEVV
- a CDS encoding DUF935 family protein codes for the protein MDMPRPRASAISLNGEMTAFAHIRSTGLTGELGGRVSDPEFFGLLTILPDPDEVLRRTGLDQRAYRRILADEHVEAVVTQRASAVLRQSWEVNPGGDGAADQAAAEFFREVLEALPMQRVMEQMLTAPLWGLAAHEAIWARDGQRWFVERLPDRPARRIVFDGDGNPRLKTRSNPGNGEEIPPGKFLLTRFRASWQNPYGERLLSKIYWPHTFKMSGYQFWVTFLEKFGMPWSVISYPPGMSEEEVGKLVDIAEAAVQDAVLAVPAGSDAKLLETTGGRGDAHDRMIRACENGISKAIVGQTLTTQIGDKGSFAASKTHESVREDIVEMDARMVEETLNELGRWHTELNFSGATPPVFSLKAGAKPQMEWAKVLNISRKFLDVPKTWAHERLGIPMAEEGEDVLESGGSAPMPGNDPQFAEREGFAVESRAIPGMTDALAAKFAPALEAVEEALGRAVSEAEFIAALEVIATQEEPLAGEFAEALKNALLRATLQGRADA
- a CDS encoding DUF2190 family protein; translated protein: MSGATYLLDKEYEAGASAVTKYRIVKRDTADGLVIIAAAVGDAMFGVAQHGAAIGARVRARLAGISEVELGGTVTQGELVTSDATGRAVAAAPTIGVNNRIIGVAMSSGVVGDIASVLVAPGQIQGS
- a CDS encoding capsid protein: MPEGNELQVNPTLTNVSIQYRPDGLIGDQVLPDFGVIKKQGDFKKYVKDDRFTIPDDVIGPKSEANEVEWTVDEDTYSCKDYGLDDFVSNDEQAQATGGPFNALIDATEFVTDLFMLAKEKRQADLVFAPGTYPAGNKVLLAGTSQWSDFANSDPLGDIETAKLAVWGNPNTLVFGAETWSMMRRHPDIIKSVIALGPLLDHRGLATLRGVAELFEMEQALVGRTRYNTAAKGQAASFSRLWGKHAAVLNIRRPSLRGLFFGANYLWTPPGQQARVAGTIPQPSRGLRGGVKVRVGETYVNKIVAADTGYFIEDAIA
- a CDS encoding DUF1320 domain-containing protein, whose protein sequence is MAYAVRSDLEKRVGADRVASLADHDNDGAETPEAVDNAIAEASARMDGWLSGVLDTPLDTTEYPVLRGYAVSIALWLLALGKGADPDGEEAGLKADHDEAMRFLMKVGEGKLRLNKESAAAPGAIKIKSRTQKYTETLLETF